The Cotesia glomerata isolate CgM1 unplaced genomic scaffold, MPM_Cglom_v2.3 scaffold_34, whole genome shotgun sequence genome window below encodes:
- the LOC123274424 gene encoding uncharacterized protein LOC123274424, with the protein MSLQSIIASFTDDEEIDEWVAGDDSVELKGYVDAIEGTKLVTSAKYPLAKPVPLYKIIINSAAQKRVRVVFWGADATKNSPLIHDGTIIELKRAKVTVGNPQFNNPMHRIEPLELYITTATKITFFEEKYVRQAIPVQILDMPLIYYKELEATVRAQGYLKQEFDPIKSYGTTTGAGVIVDGETKLPVRIKNFDALSTRIPRGTFLQVVGVVTTNTTGPPYLTVESMADVKICEEVAVLSSDVLSPMGRRPPSKRRGDFDSEVLEKAKLAKKME; encoded by the exons ATGTCTTTGCAATCAATTATTGCGTCCTTTACGGATGACGAGGAAATTGACGAATGGGTAGCCGGAGACGATAGtgt tgagCTAAAAGGATACGTGGATGCGATTGAGGGAACAAAGTTGGTAACATCAGCGAAATATCCGTTGGCAAAGCCTGTTCCGCTTTACAAGATCATCATCAATAGCGCGGCGCAAAAACGTGTGCGTGTAGTGTTCTGGGGGGCAGATGCCACAAAAAACTCACCGCTAATTCATGACGGAACT atTATTGAGCTGAAACGCGCTAAAGTAACGGTCGGGAATCCACAATTTAATAATCCGATGCACCGTATAGAACCCTTAGAGCTATACATCACAACAGCAACAAAAATTACCTTTTTTGAAGAAAAGTATGTCCGCCAAGCTATACCAGTCCAGATTCTGGATATGCCactaatatattataaagaaCTAGAAGCGACAGTCc GTGCCCAAGGTTATTTGAAGCAGGAATTTGATCCCATCAAATCATATGGGACAACGACCGGTGCCGGTGTTATTGTTGACGGTGAAACCAAACTGCCGGTCcgaatcaaaaatttcgatgccTTATCTACTCGAATCCCACGGGGGACTTTCCTCCAAGTCGTTGGAGTTGTTACTACTAATACCA CTGGACCGCCTTATCTGACTGTGGAGTCAATGGCCGATGTTAAAATTTGCGAGGAAGTCGCGGTATTGTCTTCTGATGTACTGAGTCCGATGGGCCGACGTCCTCCTAGCAAGAGAAGAGGCGATTTTGATTCTGAGGTTTTGGAAAAGGCAAAGCTTGCCAAGAAGATGGAATAA